From Pseudomonas hormoni:
AGCCAAAAAACAACTGGCGCGGGCTGGTGGCGGACTATATGGCGCTGTACGTGCCAGAAACCCTGGAACACCTGCCCAGCGACGACGCCACGCAACGCGCGCAGCTGCGCACCATCGACGCACGCCTGGGGTTGAGTCTTTTGCCAGGGCAACTGGCCCTGCCACGCCTCGAACTCAAACGCGCGCAAATCCTCGAGTACGACGGCATGCCCATCGCCCAGATTACTTATCTGGACCCCGCGCATGGCCCCATGGCGTTATGCATCACCCGCTCCAACAGCGGCAGCCGGCACTTCGCCCACGAGCGTCGGCACGGGATGAACGTGGTGTATTGGGCGGACATGGAGCATGCGTGGATGCTGATCGGGCATAACCCGGCGTCGGAGCTGGAGCAGATGGCGAAAGTGTTGCGCGGCCGGCTTAGCGCCTGACCAAACCGGATGACGCCGGCCCCTGTGGCGAGGGAGCTTGCTCCCGTTGGGTCGCGAAGCGGCCCCGGCGTTA
This genomic window contains:
- a CDS encoding anti-sigma factor family protein, with the translated sequence MNDHAKPSDEQLVAYLDEQLDTDQRSRIDAAIAEDSVLNLRLQWLARSSLPFQEAYDEVTQQAPVDRLHAMLDTLPSPARPAMSRRWFLAAAAGLVVSGVLADRLFLGWQSTQPKNNWRGLVADYMALYVPETLEHLPSDDATQRAQLRTIDARLGLSLLPGQLALPRLELKRAQILEYDGMPIAQITYLDPAHGPMALCITRSNSGSRHFAHERRHGMNVVYWADMEHAWMLIGHNPASELEQMAKVLRGRLSA